A DNA window from bacterium contains the following coding sequences:
- a CDS encoding SDR family oxidoreductase — protein MTALVVGANGATGRELVRELLNRNVKVKIIVRGTEKIPNEIRTHQNLTIKEASILHLSENELLSYIKDCDAVASCLGHNLSLKGIFGNPKMLVTDTVKKLCDAIKENNPTKPVKFVLMNTTAVNNKDMSEKLAFLEKSVFSLLRNLLPPQLDNERAADYLRTDIGNNNKTITWSIVRPDTLINETTVSEYSIYPSPIRSPIFDAGKTSRINVGHFMSELITNDNIWEKWKGKMPVIYNRSNSQS, from the coding sequence ATGACAGCATTAGTGGTCGGAGCGAATGGCGCTACAGGGCGCGAACTGGTAAGAGAGTTATTGAACCGAAATGTAAAAGTTAAAATCATTGTCCGGGGGACAGAAAAAATACCCAATGAGATAAGGACTCATCAAAACCTAACTATAAAAGAAGCAAGTATTCTTCATTTGAGTGAAAATGAGTTGTTGAGTTACATAAAGGACTGTGATGCGGTCGCATCGTGTTTGGGACACAACTTAAGTCTAAAGGGTATCTTTGGAAATCCTAAAATGCTTGTAACAGATACTGTGAAAAAATTGTGTGATGCAATAAAAGAGAACAACCCTACTAAACCTGTAAAATTTGTTTTAATGAATACTACAGCTGTTAACAATAAAGATATGAGCGAAAAATTAGCGTTTCTTGAGAAATCAGTTTTTTCGCTTTTACGAAACCTTTTACCACCTCAGCTAGATAATGAACGAGCAGCAGATTATTTAAGAACAGACATTGGCAATAATAATAAAACCATAACGTGGTCTATTGTCCGACCGGATACGCTCATAAATGAAACTACTGTTTCCGAATACAGTATATATCCTTCACCCATTCGAAGCCCAATTTTCGATGCCGGCAAAACAAGTAGAATTAATGTCGGGCATTTTATGTCTGAATTAATAACAAATGATAATATTTGGGAGAAATGGAAAGGAAAAATGCCGGTGATATACAATAGGTCAAACAGTCAATCCTAA